A DNA window from bacterium contains the following coding sequences:
- a CDS encoding transglutaminase-like domain-containing protein, with the protein MTLPVRRALLVCLAGVLAAGIFATGYFFRNREARTRPEFHDMRVNRIPDLVSLVDPDDPAVRSLSERLRTPEAAYAHVRDRIRYVPMVPGSSPGEILRAEAASCLGKATLLCSLYRAMGIPSSNVRLIVGSVALPDRVIDHVWIDLEYNGMCLQQDPSGLLGAFEFGQFRGMQFTRFFVQEEDYCFNDEGFAVISQLNRFRRNM; encoded by the coding sequence ATGACGCTTCCCGTCCGGAGAGCGCTCCTCGTCTGCCTCGCGGGCGTCCTCGCCGCGGGGATTTTCGCCACGGGCTACTTCTTCCGGAACCGTGAGGCGAGGACCCGTCCCGAATTCCACGACATGCGGGTCAACCGCATCCCCGATCTTGTCTCCCTCGTGGACCCCGACGACCCCGCCGTCCGGTCCCTCTCGGAACGGCTCCGCACCCCCGAGGCCGCATACGCCCATGTCCGGGACCGTATCCGGTACGTGCCCATGGTTCCGGGTTCCTCCCCCGGCGAGATCCTCCGCGCGGAGGCGGCGAGTTGCCTCGGAAAGGCCACCCTTCTTTGCAGCCTCTACAGGGCGATGGGGATCCCCTCGAGCAACGTCCGCCTGATCGTCGGGAGCGTCGCCCTGCCGGACCGCGTCATCGATCACGTCTGGATCGACCTGGAGTACAACGGGATGTGCCTCCAGCAGGACCCTTCGGGCCTCCTGGGCGCCTTCGAATTCGGGCAGTTCCGGGGGATGCAGTTCACCCGCTTCTTCGTCCAGGAAGAGGATTACTGCTTCAACGACGAAGGGTTCGCGGTCATTTCGCAGCTGAACCGCTTC
- a CDS encoding YbaK/EbsC family protein: protein MRTRGENEVRAFFESAGLDKEIHRFDESTHNSELAARSLGVQVGQVAKTILLLSGESAIVVVISGDRRVDTRKVRALGYAKRVRLAGPEDVIARTGFAVGAVSPVALPDAVPIFLDRSLRRFGTIYPAAGETNNMFATTPDELLVLTRGTEADLARDEE, encoded by the coding sequence ATGCGGACGCGGGGCGAGAACGAGGTGCGGGCATTCTTCGAGTCCGCGGGACTCGACAAGGAGATCCACCGCTTCGACGAGTCGACGCACAACTCGGAGCTCGCCGCCCGGTCCCTCGGCGTCCAGGTCGGCCAGGTCGCGAAGACGATCCTGCTGCTGTCCGGGGAATCGGCGATCGTGGTCGTGATCTCCGGGGATCGCCGGGTGGACACGAGGAAGGTCCGCGCGCTGGGATACGCGAAGAGGGTGCGGCTGGCGGGGCCGGAGGACGTGATCGCACGCACGGGTTTCGCGGTCGGGGCCGTTTCGCCGGTGGCGCTGCCCGACGCGGTCCCGATCTTCCTCGACCGCTCCCTGCGCCGGTTCGGGACGATCTACCCCGCCGCGGGGGAGACGAACAACATGTTCGCGACCACCCCCGACGAACTGCTCGTCCTCACCCGGGGCACCGAGGCGGACCTGGCCCGCGACGAGGAGTAA
- a CDS encoding sigma 54-interacting transcriptional regulator produces MGRKEVRVGGDSEAILYRVLDSMADGVIAIDREGTILVFNAAAARLLGVGKEDALGKSLLSIVPNSGLVNVLRTGEAETGRPQPVGSRTVIANRAPMFRDGELVGAVSVFQDVTAMEKMSRELDSTRALVRTLEEVLAGAGEWMVVVDANGVVTMISEEYAEFNGTTVADAVGKHVTQVIENTRMHVVAKTGVAEIGERQTIHGRALIVNRIPLKDGDRVIGSYGRVVFKTVEQLRQLASKMNLLESKVKYYEEELTHLRGARYTFASIVGAGAAITAAKEEAERASRTDSTVLLRGETGTGKELFAHAIHAAGPRRAGPFIKLNCAAVPAELLESELFGYEEGAFTGARRGGKPGKFELASGGTLFLDEIGDMPLPMQAKLLRVLQEKEVDRLGGTGSLRVDLRLIAATGRNLEEMVGQGTFRSDLYYRVNVIPIRIPPLREHPEDVGAIAAAFLARLSAETGEPKRRLSAELLDILRAYSWPGNVRELQNGLERAVAMSSREVLRAEHLPVHLLRVAHGVRREAMPGETEAGGEGTSAKAPWSLASAKAEAERSSILSALAATKGNRTRAAELLGIHRVKLHEKIKRYGIADFSGPKE; encoded by the coding sequence ATGGGGCGAAAGGAGGTGCGCGTGGGGGGAGACAGCGAAGCGATCCTGTACCGGGTCCTCGATTCGATGGCCGACGGCGTGATCGCGATCGACCGGGAGGGGACGATCCTCGTCTTCAACGCCGCCGCCGCGCGCCTTCTCGGCGTCGGCAAGGAGGACGCCCTCGGGAAGAGCCTCCTCTCCATCGTCCCGAATTCGGGGTTGGTGAACGTCCTGCGGACGGGGGAGGCGGAGACGGGACGGCCCCAGCCGGTCGGTTCCCGGACCGTCATCGCGAACCGGGCCCCGATGTTCCGGGACGGGGAACTGGTCGGCGCCGTGTCCGTCTTCCAGGACGTGACCGCGATGGAGAAGATGTCGCGGGAGCTCGATTCCACGCGCGCCCTGGTCCGGACGCTCGAGGAGGTGCTTGCAGGCGCCGGGGAGTGGATGGTGGTCGTGGACGCCAACGGGGTCGTGACGATGATCAGCGAGGAGTACGCGGAGTTCAACGGGACCACGGTCGCCGACGCCGTCGGGAAACACGTGACCCAGGTGATCGAGAACACCCGGATGCACGTCGTGGCGAAGACCGGCGTGGCGGAGATCGGCGAGCGGCAGACGATCCACGGCCGCGCCCTGATCGTCAACCGGATCCCCCTGAAGGACGGCGACCGGGTCATCGGCTCGTACGGGCGCGTGGTCTTCAAGACCGTGGAGCAGCTCCGGCAACTGGCGTCGAAGATGAACCTCCTCGAATCGAAGGTGAAATATTACGAGGAGGAGCTCACGCACCTGCGGGGCGCGCGGTACACCTTCGCAAGCATCGTCGGCGCGGGAGCCGCGATCACGGCGGCCAAGGAGGAGGCGGAGCGGGCCTCGCGGACCGACTCGACGGTTCTCCTGCGCGGCGAGACCGGAACGGGGAAGGAGTTGTTCGCCCACGCCATCCACGCCGCGGGTCCCCGGCGGGCGGGGCCGTTCATCAAGCTCAACTGCGCCGCCGTCCCCGCGGAGCTGCTCGAGTCGGAACTGTTCGGCTACGAGGAGGGCGCGTTCACCGGCGCGCGCAGGGGGGGGAAGCCCGGCAAGTTCGAGCTGGCCTCCGGGGGGACCCTCTTCCTCGACGAGATCGGCGACATGCCGCTGCCGATGCAGGCGAAGCTCCTGCGGGTCCTGCAGGAAAAAGAGGTCGACCGCCTGGGGGGAACCGGGTCCCTTCGGGTGGACCTCCGCCTGATCGCGGCGACCGGCCGGAACCTCGAGGAGATGGTGGGGCAGGGGACGTTCCGCTCCGACCTGTATTACCGCGTCAACGTCATACCGATTCGCATTCCGCCGCTGCGGGAGCATCCGGAGGACGTGGGCGCGATCGCCGCGGCGTTCCTCGCCCGGCTCTCCGCCGAGACCGGCGAGCCGAAGCGTCGGCTTTCCGCCGAGCTCCTCGATATCCTCCGCGCGTATTCCTGGCCGGGGAACGTCCGGGAGTTGCAGAACGGGCTCGAGCGGGCGGTGGCGATGTCGTCCCGCGAGGTCCTGCGGGCGGAACATCTCCCGGTCCACCTGTTGCGGGTCGCGCACGGCGTGCGGAGGGAGGCGATGCCGGGGGAGACCGAAGCCGGCGGGGAGGGGACATCGGCAAAGGCACCCTGGTCGCTCGCCTCCGCGAAGGCCGAGGCGGAGCGGTCCTCCATCCTGTCGGCACTCGCGGCGACCAAGGGGAACCGGACGAGGGCGGCGGAACTGCTGGGGATCCACCGCGTCAAGCTGCACGAGAAGATCAAGCGGTACGGTATCGCGGATTTTTCCGGGCCGAAAGAGTAA
- a CDS encoding MaoC family dehydratase, which translates to MYKVGDSAEFTKVFSEEDVFLFAGITGDRNPVHTSKEFAGKTRFKKRIAHGLLTAGTISAAIGMKLPGPGCLYLSQTLEFKAPVFPGDEITARVEIVEVISVKRLRMKTQCFNQDKVMVIDGEAIIVPPRRGGETVHTTNSSGEGGTE; encoded by the coding sequence ATGTACAAGGTGGGAGATTCCGCGGAATTCACGAAGGTCTTCTCCGAGGAGGACGTCTTCCTGTTCGCCGGGATCACGGGAGACCGCAATCCGGTCCATACCTCGAAGGAGTTCGCCGGGAAGACCCGCTTCAAGAAGCGGATCGCGCACGGCCTCCTGACGGCGGGCACGATCTCGGCGGCGATCGGGATGAAACTTCCCGGGCCGGGATGCCTCTATCTGTCTCAGACCCTCGAGTTCAAGGCGCCGGTCTTCCCGGGCGACGAGATCACGGCGCGCGTGGAGATCGTGGAGGTCATCTCCGTGAAACGGCTTCGCATGAAAACGCAGTGCTTCAACCAGGACAAGGTCATGGTGATCGACGGCGAGGCGATCATCGTCCCTCCCCGCCGGGGGGGGGAAACGGTTCACACAACCAATTC